Within Pseudomonas brassicacearum, the genomic segment GGGCGAAATACCGGCACCGACCAGGTCGTTGAAGAAACTCGGGGCCTCCTGGGCGGGCAGGACGATTTCCAGGCCATCTTCGCCGGTGTATCCGGTCCGGGCGATGAACCATTCGCCGTCGGCGCGACCTTCGAAGGGCTTGAGCTGCAGGATGATTTGCCCACGCGGTTGTGTCACCAGTTCGGCAATCTTCTGCCGGGCCTGGGGGCCCTGGATCGCCAGCATCGCCAGTTCGGGGCGCTCATGCAACTGCACGTCGTAGCCACCGAGCTGTGCCTGCATCCACGCCAGGTCCTGATCGCGGGTCGAGGCGTTGAAGACCAGCCGATAGCCGTCCTCGACACGGTAGATGATCATGTCGTCGACGATGCCGCCGCGCTCATTGAGCATCGCGCTGTACAAGGCACTGCCTGTGTCCTGCAAACGATCGACGTCATTGGCCAGCAAACGCTGCAGCCAGACCTTGGCCTGGGGACCGGCGACATCGATCACGGTCATGTGGGATACATCGAACACTCCGCAGTCGCGACGCACCTGATGGTGTTCTTCGACTTGCGAGCCGTAATGCAAAGGCATATCCCAACCGCCAAAATCGACCATCTTCGCGCCGAGGGCGAGATGAAGGTCATACAGAGGCGTACGCTGTCCCATGGGTTTCTCCTTCCGGGCTTGGCGAAGGTGCGGACGGACACTGCGTAGCGCGAACGTCTGAAAAAAGGAGTTTTCTGACATTCTCAGTTGCCCGGTCCGACAGATGGACCGCACCGAATGCCGCGCATTGTAGCCGCATGAGGTAGGACTGACACCTAGCTGTTTCGATGGGCCGAACGTCGTATCAATCCGATGACCGGCAAGAGGCCCACAAGCACCAGCGTCAGCGCCGGCAAGGCAGCCCGGGCCCACTCCCCTTCGCTGGTCATCTCGAAGATCCGCACCGCCAGCGTGTCCCAGCCGAACGGGCGCATCAGCAGGGTCGCGGGCATTTCCTTGAGCACGTCGACGAATACCAGCAACGCCGCGCTCAAGGTGCCGGGCAGCAGCAGCGGCAGATACACTTTGAAAAACAGTCGCGGCCCACTGACCCCAAGGCTGCGTGCCGCTTCGGGCAAAGACGGACGAATTCGCGCCAGGCTGCTCTCCAACGGACCGTAGGCCACGGCCAGGAAGCGCACCAGATATGCCAGCAACAGCGCCGACAGGCTACCTAACAACAGCGGTTTGCCTGCACCGCCGAGCCAGGTCGACAGCGGGATGACCAGCTCACGGTCCAGGTAGCTGAATGCAAGCATGATCGATACCGCCAGCACCGAACCGGGCAAGGCATAGCCCAGGTTCGCCAGGCCGACGCCGACACGAATCGGGCGGGTTGGCGCCAGCCGGCGGGCGAACGCCAGCAGCAAGGCCACGCAGACGGTAACCAGCGCGGCCAGGCCGCCCAGATAGAGGGTGTGGACGATCAGCCCGGTATAACGTTCATCCAGGTCGAAACGACCGCGTTGCCAGAACCACACCAGCAACTGCAGTACCGGGATGACAAAGGCACAGGCGAACACCAGGAAGCACCAACTGCTGGCTGCCACGGCCTTGAAACCGCGCAACGTATACAAAGCCTTGGCCCGGGGACGCTCGTTACTGGCTCGGTGGGCACCGCGGGCCCGGCGTTCGCCGTAGAGCACCAGCATCACCGCCAGCAACAGCAGGCTGGCCAGTTGGGCAGCGCTGGAGAGGCTGAAGAAGCCGTACCAGGTCTTGTAGATCGCGGTGGTGAAGGTGTCGAAGTTGAACACTGACACTGCGCCGAAATCTGCCAGGGTTTCCATCAACGCCAACGCTACGCCCGCACCGATGGCCGGCCGGGCCATCGGCAGCGCTACGCGCCAGAACGCCTGCCACGGTGACTGCCCGAGCACGCGGGCGGCTTCCATCAACCCCTTGCCCTGGGCCAGGAAGGCACTGCGCGCCAGCAGATAGACGTAAGGGTAAAAGACCAGCACCAGCACCAGGATCACCCCGCCGGTGGAGCGGACCCGGGGCAGGCGCAAGCCGCTGCCGAACCATTCACGCATGAGCGTCTGTACGGGGCCGGCAAAATCCAGCAGGCCAACGAAGACAAACGCCAACACGTAAGCCGGAATCGCAAATGGCAGCATCAACGCCCAGTCGAGCCAGCGTCGCCCGGGGAACTCGCACAGACTGGTGAGCCAGGCCAGACTGACACCCAGCAAGGTCACCCCGACGCCCACGCCAAGGATCAACGTGAGGGTGTTGCCCAACAGGCGCGGCATCTGCGTCTCCCACAAGTGGGACCAGATCTGTTGATCGATGCTCTGCCAGGACAGCAGCAAGACGCTCAGGGGCAACAGGACCAGCGCGGCGATGGCGAAGACCAGGGGGTACCAGCGGCGTTGGGCGGGATGGGCCAAGGAATACTCTCGTTAAACAAACAGGACTTGCTACCGCTGGACTCTGTAGGAGCTGGCGAAGCCTGCGATCTTTTGATCTTTTGATCTTTTGATCTTTTGATCTTTCGCTTGAGATTCAAGTGTCTTTGGAAAGATCGCAGCCTCGTTGCACTCGACAGCTCCTACATAGCTCCTACACAGTTCCTACATAGCTCCTACAGGGCTCCTACAGGCCCGAGGGGAGGGAGCTCCCTCACCACAGGTTCAGTTCCAGCCAGCGCGATCCATCATGCGAATGGCTTCAGCCTGGCGCTTACCCGCGACTTCCACTGGCAGGGTATCGGCCTTGAACTTGCCCCAGGCCGCCACTTCCTTGGACGGCTCGACGTTCGGGTTGGCCGGGAACTCCTGGTTCACGTCGGCGAAGATGTTTTGTGCTTCTGGCGTGGTCATCCACTCCACCAGTTTCTTCGCCGCATCCGGATGCGGTGCATGCTTGGTCAGGCCAATGCCCGAGAGATTGATGTGCACGCCACGGTCGGCCTGGTTCGGCCAGAACAGCTTGACCTTCAAATCCGGCTTCTGTTGGTGCAGGCGGCCATAGTAGTAGGTATTGACGATGCCGACATCGCACTGCCCGGCATTGATCGCCTCGAGCAGCGCGGTGTCATCGGAGAACACGTCGGTGGACAGGTTCTTGACCCAGCCCTTGAGGATTTCCTCGGTTTTTTCCGCCCCGTGGGTTTCGATCAGCGTGGCGGTCAGGGACTGGTTGTAGACCTTCTTCGAGGTCCGCAGGCACAGGCGGCCTTCCCACTCTTTGCCAGCCAGCGCTTCATAGGTGGTCAATTCGCTAGGTTTAACCCGCTCAGTGGAGTAGACAATGGTCCGCGCCCGCAGGCTCAGGCCGGTCCAGGCGTGGGAAGAGGCGCGATATTGGGACGGGATATTCGCGTCGATCACCGGCGAGTTGAACGGCTGGAGAATGCCCATCTGCTCGGCTTGCCAGAGGTTGCCGGCGTCGACGGTGAGCAGCAGGTCGGCGGTGGCGTTCTCACCCTCGGCCTTGATCCGCTGCATCAACGGCGCTTCCTTGTCGGTGATGAACTTCACCGCCACGCCGGTTTTCTTGGTATAGGCATCGAAGACCGGCTTGATCAGCTCGTCGATACGCGAGGAGTAGACCACCACCTCATCGGCGGCCTGGGCGGCAGTAGAACCGATCAGGGTCAAGGCGAGGGCGGACAGCAGGCGTCTGGTTGCCAACATGGTAGCGGTCTCTGGATGGTGAGCGAAGCGCAAATGATAAGGACTCACATTTGGCATCTCAATCGAACAATAGTTGGACACATTTCCAAATGTTGCGACTTTGAGAAGATGTGCAGTGTTTGCGTCCGTCATCGCTTGTGGGAGCAAGGCTTGCCCGCGATAGGGCCATAAGCCCCAACCTACCTCTCAGGCCTTGGCCAAGTCCGGCAAATCCCCAATCAACCCCAGCGCCTCGCGCACGAACAGCGCCTTGGCTTCAGGCATGCGGTCCACCAGTTTCAATCCGGTATTACGCAACCAGCGCACCGGCAACGGATCGGCCTGGAACAAGCGCTCGAACCCTTCCATCGCCGCCATAAGCGCCAGGTTATGGGGCATGCGTCGCCGCTCGTAGCGGCTCAGCACCTTCACGTCTGCCAGTCGTTCGCCACGCCCGGCCGCCTGCAACAGCACTTCGGCCAGCACGGCGGCGTCGAGGAAGCCCAGGTTCACGCCCTGCCCGGCCAACGGATGAATGGTATGGGCCGCGTCGCCGATCAGCGCCAGCCCTTCGGCCACATAGCGCTTGGCATGTCGTTGGCGCAGCGGCACGCACAGGCGCGGGTCGGCGCTCAGTACCGTGCCGAGCTGGCCTTCGAAGGCCCGTTCCAGTTCGTTGCAGAACTCAGCGTCATCGAGCGCCATCAAGCGCTGCGCTTCACCGGGGGTGGTGGACCAGACGATCGAGCACCAGTCGTGCTGACCGTCACGCTCAAGCGGCAGGAACGCCAGCGGACCGTTGTCGGTGAAACGCTGCCAGGCCGTCATTCGATGCGGCCGGACGCTGCGCACGCTGGTGACGATGGCGTGGTGCAGGTAATCCCATTCGCGTGTGGCGACGCCAGTCAGGCGGCGTACCGCGGAATTCGCGCCGTCAGCCGCGATGACCAGGGGCGCGCGCAACGTGCGGCCATCGGCCAGGGTCAGCAGCCAGTCGTCACCGGAACGACGCATCTGTTCCAGCCGGGCATTGGCCAGCAGACCCAGGTCGCAGTCATGCAGTCGATCCAGCAAGGCGTCCTGCACAACACGGTTTTCAACGATGTGCCCAAGCGCCTCGGCGTGCAGGCTGGCGGCTGAAAAATGGATCTGCCCGGTGCCGCTGCCGTCCCAGACGTGCATGTCGGTGTAGGGGCTTGCGCGTCGGGCGATGATGCCGTCCCAGACGCCCAGGCGATCGAGGATCCGCTGGCTGGCCATCGACAAGGCACTGACCCGAGGCTCGAACGCGGCCTGGGGATCGAAGGGTTTGACGCTCATCGGGCTGCCGTCGAGCAACAGCACTTGCAGGCCACTGCCCTGCAACGCCAGCGCCAGGGCGCTGCCGACCATACCGGCGCCGACAATCAGCAGATCTGCACGCAATTCCATGCTCTAAGCCTGTTTTGCTGGCGACATCAGTCGCCCATGAAAAGAAATGACAGCCCCGGCCTCAAGCATCGGGACGCGTCCCCAACCCCATGGCCTGGCGGGCGAACCAGCGCTTGGCCGGCGGCAGCAAGTCGAGGCCCAACAGGCCGAGGTTACGGCCCAGGGACACCAGTGGCAGGCTGCTGGCGAACAGGCGCGTGACCTGGTCGGAGAAGCCCACGGTCAGGGCCTGATCCATTCGCTGGCGCTCGCGATAGGCTTGCAACACGGCAAAATCCCCAGGCTCGCTTTCGCTGTCGAGCAAGGCATCGGCCAAGGCCTGGGCGTCGCGCAGGGACAGGTTGAACCCCTGCCCGGCAATCGGATGCAGGCTGTGGGCGGCATTGCCCAGGATCGCCAGGTGCGGACGAACCTGCTCTTCGGCCTCCACCAGCGCCAGCGGGTAAAGATGGCGCACGCCTACCTGTTTCAGGGTGCCCAGGCGATAGCCGAACACGCCCTGCAATTCGCTGAGGAAACTGCGCTCGTCAAGGGCTGCGAGCCGTTGTGCGTCCATGCCCTGGCGGGTCCAGACCAGCGCGCAACGATTCTCCGGCAGCGGCAACAAGGCCATCGGGCCGTCATCGGTGAAACGTTCGAAGGCCATGCCGTTGTGGGATTCGCTGGGGGTGATGTTGGCGATCAAGGCGCTCTGGTCATAGGGTCGACTGCGCACGCCGATACCCAACTGCTCGCGCAGGCCGGAGCGGCCGCCATCGGCCAGTACGGCAAGGTCGCACTCCAAGGTGGTTTCGTCGTCGAGGGTCAAGCGATAACCGCCGACCAGCGGTTCCATGCGGGTGACCTGTGCCGGGCAGCGCCAACTGACGACCTCCGGGTCCAGGCCTTGCCACAGGCATTGGCCGAGCCAGGCGTTTTCCACCACGTAACCCAGCGCCGGCACGCCCTCTTCCATGGCCGACAGCCGCGCCGTGGAAAACCGCCCGCGGTCGGACACGTGAATCTGCTTGATCGGTTCGGCGCGGCGGGAAATTTCCTGCCAGACACCCAGGCGTTGATAAATCTGCCGGGCACCGTAGGACAATGCCGAGGACCGGGCATCGTAGCTTGGCTGCCAGGCGTCGCCGGGGGCGAAGGGCTCGATCAGCATGATCTTCCAGCCCCGGGCCTTGGCACCGGCCTGCAAGGCCAGGGCCAGACTCGCGCCGACCAGGCCGCCGCCGATGATCGCCAGGTTGACCCGGCTCATGCTGCTTGCGTCCGGGCGGCGGCCATCAGGGCCTCGATGTCGGCGACCGTCTTCGGTACGCCGTGGCTCAAGATTTCACAACCGGTTTTGGTCACTACCACGTCATCCTCGATGCGCACGCCAATGCCGCGCCATTTTTTCGCGACGCTGCGGTTGTTCGGGCTGATATAGATGCCCGGCTCCACCGTCAGCGTCATGCCCACCTCAAGTACCCGCCACTCGCCACCCACCCGGTATTCACCCACGTCGTGCACGTCCATGCCCAGCCAGTGGCCGGCGCGGTGCATGTAGAACGCCCTGTGGGCCTCGCTGGCAATCAAATCGTCCACCTCACCCTCCAGCAGCCCCAGGCGCACCAATCCTTCGGTAATGACCCGCACCGTCGCTTCATGGGCCTGGTTCCAGTGTTTGTCCGGCGCAATCTGGGCAAACGCGGCTTCCTGGGCGGCCAGCACCACTTCGTAGATCGCCTTCTGCTCGGGTGAAAACTTGCCACTGACCGGCCAGGTACGGGTGATGTCGCTGGCGTAGCAGTCGATTTCACAACCGGCGTCGATCAGCACCAGGTCGCCGTCCTTGAGCAACGCGTCGTTCTGCTGGTAGTGCAGGATGCAGCTGTTGCGCCCCGCCGCGACAATCGAGCCATAGGCCGGCATCTTCGCCCCGCCCTTGCGAAACTCATAATCGAGCTCGGCTTCCAGGCTGAACTCATGCAGCCCCGGGCGCGCCGCCTGCATCGCCCGGATGTGCGCCTGGGCGGAGATCCGCGCCGCTTCGCGCATCACTTTCACTTCTGCCGCCGTTTTATACAGGCGCATGTCATGCAGCAGATGATCCAGGGCAACGAATTCGTTCGGCGGCTGGGCGCCGAGGTGGGCCTTGGAGCGAATCACGTTGATCCATTCCATCAGGTGCCGATCGAATTCCGGGTTGCTGCCCATGGCCGAATACACCCGGTCGCGGCCTTCGATCAGGCCTGGCAGGATGTCGTCGATGTCGGTGATGGGAAACGCGTCGTCGGCACCGTAGTCACGGATCGCCCCTTCCTGGCCGGCGCGCAGGCCATCCCACAATTCACGTTCGGCGTTGCGCTCGCGGCAAAAAAGGATGTATTCGCCATGGGCGCGGCCAGGCATCAGAACGATCACCGCCTGCGGCTCGGGGAAGCCGCTGAGGTACTGGAAGTCACTGTCCTGGCGATAGACGTGCTCGACGTCGCGGTTGCGGATGGCAACGGCGGCGGCGGGCAGGATTGCGATGCTGTTGGGTTCCATCTGCGCCATCAGCGCCTTGCGGCGACGGCTGTATTCCGATTTCGGGATATGAATCATGGGCAGACGGGGTTCCCTCTAAAAATTAATGCAAGGATGGCTTGGGGGCCGCTGCATCGGTTTTCTTGGTCTCGGTGAACAGCAGCAATGGCGCGACCCGCAGGTACTCCATCACTTCCATGTAGTCGCTTTCGCCGTCATCGGACTCTTCCAGGGCATCCTGGACCTGGGAGATCGCGGCCAAGTCCTGCAACACTTCCTTGGCCTCTTCGCTCAAGGCGTATTCGCGGCGGGTCAGGCCGAAGCCGGCAAGGAAGCCCTGGCACCACTGGCCCAACGCAGCGGCGCGTTCGGCCAAGGGGGCGTCGTCGGTGGGCAGCAGCAGGACGACGGTCATGTCGTCGCTGGTCAGCTCGCCCTTGACCATTTCCTGCAGGCCGATAAGCGCGTTGCGGACGTTGTCAGCCGGTTCGCCTTCCAGCAGCTCGGCGGCGTCGGCCAACCAGCCGTCGGCTTCGAAACCGGCGCCGGCGCAGCTGCGACCGAGCAGCAGGCCATGCAGTTCGGCAGGCGAGACAGGATGACCGCTGGTGCTCAGCAGGGTGGCGAATGCTTGATACGGGGAATTCTGAATGGGCATGGGCAGCTAGGCGCCAGACGGCGCTATGTCTAGAATGGAGGCCTTGTATCCTACATCGACAGACTCGCCAAGACTATCAGAGGCTGTGCGACCCATACCCTCCATCAGACACAATCTTCAGTGGACACAATGGAAGACACCGACCTGCAAGCGCTGATGGCCAGACTCGAACTGCTAATTGACCGGGTCGAGCAACTTAAG encodes:
- the gcvT gene encoding glycine cleavage system aminomethyltransferase GcvT; the encoded protein is MGQRTPLYDLHLALGAKMVDFGGWDMPLHYGSQVEEHHQVRRDCGVFDVSHMTVIDVAGPQAKVWLQRLLANDVDRLQDTGSALYSAMLNERGGIVDDMIIYRVEDGYRLVFNASTRDQDLAWMQAQLGGYDVQLHERPELAMLAIQGPQARQKIAELVTQPRGQIILQLKPFEGRADGEWFIARTGYTGEDGLEIVLPAQEAPSFFNDLVGAGISPIGLGARDTLRLEAGMNLYGQDIHQGVSPLASNMAWSIAWEPASRQFIGRSALETELASGVQHKLVGLVLEERGVLRAHQVVRIANVGDGEITSGSFSPTLSKSIALARVPMATADRAEVEIRGKWYPVRVVKPTFVRHGRTLI
- a CDS encoding ABC transporter permease — its product is MAHPAQRRWYPLVFAIAALVLLPLSVLLLSWQSIDQQIWSHLWETQMPRLLGNTLTLILGVGVGVTLLGVSLAWLTSLCEFPGRRWLDWALMLPFAIPAYVLAFVFVGLLDFAGPVQTLMREWFGSGLRLPRVRSTGGVILVLVLVFYPYVYLLARSAFLAQGKGLMEAARVLGQSPWQAFWRVALPMARPAIGAGVALALMETLADFGAVSVFNFDTFTTAIYKTWYGFFSLSSAAQLASLLLLAVMLVLYGERRARGAHRASNERPRAKALYTLRGFKAVAASSWCFLVFACAFVIPVLQLLVWFWQRGRFDLDERYTGLIVHTLYLGGLAALVTVCVALLLAFARRLAPTRPIRVGVGLANLGYALPGSVLAVSIMLAFSYLDRELVIPLSTWLGGAGKPLLLGSLSALLLAYLVRFLAVAYGPLESSLARIRPSLPEAARSLGVSGPRLFFKVYLPLLLPGTLSAALLVFVDVLKEMPATLLMRPFGWDTLAVRIFEMTSEGEWARAALPALTLVLVGLLPVIGLIRRSAHRNS
- a CDS encoding extracellular solute-binding protein, with translation MLATRRLLSALALTLIGSTAAQAADEVVVYSSRIDELIKPVFDAYTKKTGVAVKFITDKEAPLMQRIKAEGENATADLLLTVDAGNLWQAEQMGILQPFNSPVIDANIPSQYRASSHAWTGLSLRARTIVYSTERVKPSELTTYEALAGKEWEGRLCLRTSKKVYNQSLTATLIETHGAEKTEEILKGWVKNLSTDVFSDDTALLEAINAGQCDVGIVNTYYYGRLHQQKPDLKVKLFWPNQADRGVHINLSGIGLTKHAPHPDAAKKLVEWMTTPEAQNIFADVNQEFPANPNVEPSKEVAAWGKFKADTLPVEVAGKRQAEAIRMMDRAGWN
- a CDS encoding 2-octaprenyl-3-methyl-6-methoxy-1,4-benzoquinol hydroxylase, with amino-acid sequence MRADLLIVGAGMVGSALALALQGSGLQVLLLDGSPMSVKPFDPQAAFEPRVSALSMASQRILDRLGVWDGIIARRASPYTDMHVWDGSGTGQIHFSAASLHAEALGHIVENRVVQDALLDRLHDCDLGLLANARLEQMRRSGDDWLLTLADGRTLRAPLVIAADGANSAVRRLTGVATREWDYLHHAIVTSVRSVRPHRMTAWQRFTDNGPLAFLPLERDGQHDWCSIVWSTTPGEAQRLMALDDAEFCNELERAFEGQLGTVLSADPRLCVPLRQRHAKRYVAEGLALIGDAAHTIHPLAGQGVNLGFLDAAVLAEVLLQAAGRGERLADVKVLSRYERRRMPHNLALMAAMEGFERLFQADPLPVRWLRNTGLKLVDRMPEAKALFVREALGLIGDLPDLAKA
- the ubiH gene encoding 2-octaprenyl-6-methoxyphenyl hydroxylase, which translates into the protein MSRVNLAIIGGGLVGASLALALQAGAKARGWKIMLIEPFAPGDAWQPSYDARSSALSYGARQIYQRLGVWQEISRRAEPIKQIHVSDRGRFSTARLSAMEEGVPALGYVVENAWLGQCLWQGLDPEVVSWRCPAQVTRMEPLVGGYRLTLDDETTLECDLAVLADGGRSGLREQLGIGVRSRPYDQSALIANITPSESHNGMAFERFTDDGPMALLPLPENRCALVWTRQGMDAQRLAALDERSFLSELQGVFGYRLGTLKQVGVRHLYPLALVEAEEQVRPHLAILGNAAHSLHPIAGQGFNLSLRDAQALADALLDSESEPGDFAVLQAYRERQRMDQALTVGFSDQVTRLFASSLPLVSLGRNLGLLGLDLLPPAKRWFARQAMGLGTRPDA
- the pepP gene encoding Xaa-Pro aminopeptidase, whose amino-acid sequence is MIHIPKSEYSRRRKALMAQMEPNSIAILPAAAVAIRNRDVEHVYRQDSDFQYLSGFPEPQAVIVLMPGRAHGEYILFCRERNAERELWDGLRAGQEGAIRDYGADDAFPITDIDDILPGLIEGRDRVYSAMGSNPEFDRHLMEWINVIRSKAHLGAQPPNEFVALDHLLHDMRLYKTAAEVKVMREAARISAQAHIRAMQAARPGLHEFSLEAELDYEFRKGGAKMPAYGSIVAAGRNSCILHYQQNDALLKDGDLVLIDAGCEIDCYASDITRTWPVSGKFSPEQKAIYEVVLAAQEAAFAQIAPDKHWNQAHEATVRVITEGLVRLGLLEGEVDDLIASEAHRAFYMHRAGHWLGMDVHDVGEYRVGGEWRVLEVGMTLTVEPGIYISPNNRSVAKKWRGIGVRIEDDVVVTKTGCEILSHGVPKTVADIEALMAAARTQAA
- a CDS encoding YecA family protein; protein product: MPIQNSPYQAFATLLSTSGHPVSPAELHGLLLGRSCAGAGFEADGWLADAAELLEGEPADNVRNALIGLQEMVKGELTSDDMTVVLLLPTDDAPLAERAAALGQWCQGFLAGFGLTRREYALSEEAKEVLQDLAAISQVQDALEESDDGESDYMEVMEYLRVAPLLLFTETKKTDAAAPKPSLH